From Fulvivirga lutea:
CTTCTCTACTTCTATTAAAATAAAGTAATTCCTCGATTGTTCCTCTTGCCCCATTTCCATAAAACTTCATCATTCGAGCGTTAAACTCATCATCAGCAGCTACACGAACGGTATCGTAAAAACCGAGATCATCAAACACAGTTTTTCTGATCATTGAAGATTGGAAAGCAAGCCTTGGAGCTATAAGATGGTTGCCATCGTTATCAAATCGAGTATACTGGCAGAGTACGAATTGTTTAGTTTCAAAACTTTCTAAAAAGCCAACCTGCTTTTTTAACCTGTCTTTGTCCGATATATCATCTGAGTCCTGGATTGCAATATATCTTCCTCTAGCCTGAGTTAATCCAAAATTCTTTGAGTAGTAAGTGCCACAATTTACTTTATTTCGATACAGCTGAATTCGGGGATCATTTAATTCTTTGATGATCTCTACGGTATTGTCCGAACTGGCATCATCGACAATGATCAACTCTAGATTTTTATATGTCTGGCTTAAGATAGATTGAATAGATTCTAGAACATAATTTTCCACATTATATGTGGTCATTATAACTGAAATAAGAGGTTCATTCTTAATCTCAATAAGATGGCTGGATGTTGAATTTAAGTTTTCTAACCGGTTGATTGCTTCTATGAGACTTTCTTCAATGTTTTTATCCATTTTTTCTTATATCTTGAAGTTTTTTTTCTATCTCTATCGACTTAATCACAAACTTCAGTTGAATTATTCTCTTATGTACTGTTTTTGTCATGTTTTTCAATAATTCAGTAGAACTTTAGAACGAAAGTATTAAATTAAAAAAAACCTAATTAAACTTTAAAGGTGATATAAATTTTGTGTTTCTCTTTCATTTTGAATGCACATAGTGAAAAGAGTTTAGATATTTTAGTGGAGTTTCTAAATTTGACAAATGAATGTTTTTATCCTATGTACTGGTAGATGCGGATCAACAACCTTCATAAGGGCCTGTAAGTTTATAGAGAATTTTACATCAGGGCACGAAACGCTTTCTAGAGAGATTGGAAACCGTAGGTTTGCATATTCAGAAAATCATATAGAGGCTGATAATAGGTTATCATGGTTTCTAGGTGAATTAGAGGAAAGATTTGGGGACAAGGCTTTCTATGTGCATTTAACAAGAGACAAGGATAAAACCGTTAATAGCTTTAATAAAAGATGGGATGGCACTGTAAGCATAATAAGAGCATTCTCTGCAGGAATCTTAATGAAGAAAAATGAAATGCTTACTGATGATGAGAAACTTCATATCTGTGAATATTACTACGATACAGTGAATAGAAATATTTCTCATTTTCTTAAAAATAAGACTAACAAAATGGCTATTTGTTTAGAAAATATTGAGAATGACTTCGAACTCTTCTGGAAATCAATTAATGCTAAAGGTGATATGGATGTTGCCGTAAAAAAGTTTAAAACAAAATATAATCAATCATAATACCGTAATTTGATTTGTAACTAACTTAATAATATTCAGGGATTACAATTAGAATTAGGGATATAAATTAAAACTTTAATGCCACACGATTTAAAAGAAGTTCAACAAAAAGTTGATCTACATGAATCTGAGATCAATTCAAAATTAGATAAGCTAAGGCATAAATTAGCAAAGATAGATGATGACTTGAGTGTCATTAACAACAAGCAAAATAATACTTTTAACAAGCAGATAGCAAAAATTGAAGAACTTCAGATTCGGAATAGTAACTTATCCAAACAGAATGATGAACTAAAAAATGAAATCAAATCCTTGTTGAAGGATAAGAATAATCTAAGAACTAGTTTACAAGAAAAGGAAAAACAGCTTTCAGATTATTGGGAGACTATTCAGAAATTGAGGATAAAAGGAAGACTTAAAAGGTTATTGCCACAGTTTTTTTTTTCAAGCAAGGAAAATGAACTAAATCGTAATGAAGACTCTATTTTGGAATCTTACGATAGTAATGAAAGTTCCCCTAAGAAGAAATTATCTAAAAAATTAACCATCGATTTAAAATCTCAAAAGAAGCTAAATAAAGAAATAAGAGGGTTGTGGTATAATTATTCAGAAGAAACCCTCTTCGATTTAAATCGAATTTTATCAGACACTAAATCGAATCCGCCAACCATATCTTACATCAGTTATCACATTGCTTTATGGTATGCAGCAATTAATAATTGGAAGGAATCTTTACATTTTCAGAGCAAGATAGTTGAAAACACTTTGCCAAAAGAATTAATTAGTCAAGTCGTACTTTTAAAGTTCTTCACGAAGCTTCATTTGAAGGAAAATGTTGGTGAGTCACTTTTGTTGCCTAAGAATAATGCTAATGACATAGCATTGAGATTTTTGGAAGCCTTTTCCACTGAAATGGAAAAAGGGCAAAAGGCATTTGAAAATTGTTTGAATCAGACATATCAAAGTATTGAGTCAGTCAATTTTTTCAAAAATAGTGGTGCTAACACCTCTAAAGGAATAGCTAAAAACAGTAGGCTAAATGTTCCTGAAGTAACGATTTTCTTACCATATTTTGCCCCTAACGATAGTTTACCTGTTGTTTTAGAAAGTTTAACTAACCAGTCAATTAGAATTACCAAAATTGTAATAATAACTAATCAGGAATTGAACGTAAATAACGCTTTAAGTGTAGGTGACGAAAACATTCAATTAATTAAGGTGCCCTCTCCGAGTGAGTTCATAAGTACAGTCAATCAATTAATTTTGACTGTTTCTACTGAGTTCATTTTAGTAATGACCGAACTGGGGGTAATTCAATTCAATTTGATTGAGAAAATGACGGCTGAATTTGAAAATGATTCAGACATAAAATTATTATTTCCTGTTACGGCTCGTGTGAATAGGAACTTTGAATTTATACCATATTTGAGTGATCAAGGTGTGAGCCTAACTAGCAATACTGATATTTCGTGCTGTTTGATCAAATCACAAGTATTAAATGAGAATTCTGGTTTTTTTAATATAAAAACAGACTCACTTTTTGAATTTAAAAGTAGACTCGAAAGTTTGTACTCCAAAGGTTCGTGCAAAGAATTTCGAACAGCTTTGCCAAGTTACATTGAGATAAATCCAGATGAAAAAGACATTAAGTCCGAATATTTCGGTGCAGTAAGAGAATTTAGGGAATCACGTAAATTTTTATTTAAAAAAAATGTGTCTGATGGATCACCAGACATATCTCGAGTCCCTAATTATTTGACTTACGATGTTAATAACAAGAAGAGATATGATTTAATCGTTATTGCTGACTTTAATCTTAATGGTGGTGCTTATGTATCAACTTTTCATTACGTTAAAGCTGCATTAGCTTCGTTATTAAATGTAGCAATAGTTCAATGGAGGAGGTATGATCTCAACCCGGAGTTAGAGTTGAAAGATGAGGTTAGGCAATTGATTGCAGATTCAAAAATTGATATTTTGACATTTGAAGATATCGCGGAAACTGATACCGTGATCGTTGGATACCCAGTTATAGCCAACAAAAAATTGGATTTAGTCCCGAACATTAAATGTAATAATTTTTTAGTTTTAGTAAATCAATCTGCCGAAAGGTTATACACAGGTGAAGATGTAGCGTATGTGCCTACTGAAGTTTACAATAAACTGCAAAATTTATTCAATACCAATCCGACTTGGGTACCTATTTCTGGAATTATAAGAAACTTGATGATAGGTGATGATAGGTTCGAAAATTGCCATAAAGAGAATTGGACCCCGCTTATTGACATCGATCAATGGTGTACAAATGATTTGTTTTGGCGCAGAGAAGAACATAAAATTCCGGTAATTGGACGTCATTCTAGGGATCATTACACTAAATGGCCCTCAGATAGAGAATCATTAATAAGTGCCTATTGTGTAAATAAGGATTGTGAGTTTAGAGTATTAGGGGGAGCTGATCATGCAATAAATCTTATTGGTTTTAATCCCGAAAACTGGAATGTTTTAAATTTCGAGCCCAACCCACAAGTTTTTCTTTCTCAACTAGATTTTTTTATTCATTATCCTCACGAAGAATGTGTAGAGGCATTTGGAAGAGCCGTCTTAGAGGCAATGGCTATGGGAATTCCTGTAATTTTACCCCCTATTTTTAAAGACACCTTTGAGGATTACGCACTTTATGCAGAACCTGAACATGTTTGGGACAAGATATCAGCATTATGGGATGATGAGAAAAAGTATTTAGCTCAAGCCTCACTTTCTAGAAAATTTGTGCTTGAAAGAGCCGGTTACAACCAACTTAAAGGTCGATTAAAGAGGTTGAATTAGAATAAATGGGAAGCTAATTAGGAAGTTTAACTATGGAAATACACAGTAAGAATGAATTACTTAATAGGTTGACAAAATTTGAACAATTAACGAATACCGAAATTGATCTTATTGAAGAAAAAACGGATAAGATAAAAATACAGATTGAGAAGGCTGAACGTATTTTAAACTCAACTATCAAAATAAATTTTGATGATAAAGAGGCAAAAAAAATCACAAGGCTTTTGAAATACAAACTTTTTAATCTTGGTTTCACTGAAAGGGCATTGTCAGACCTCGAAGAAAAAACTAAGCAAGATACAAGTGGAAACCTAAGAAAATTATGTGCTTGGGAGTTAGCTTTATGGTATGCGAATAAGTATAACCAAGAGGCTGCAAAAAAATGTATTTACTATCTAGAAATAAATACTGACAATGGTAGCAATATGCACCTTTCCAGTCAGGCCTCGGTGCTAGCGGCTGAAAGTTATGCCCTTTTAAATCAGATTGGGAAGGCCAAAGAAATTCTTGATCGTTCGTTGGATGTAGAAGAAAATCCTGACGTTTACTTGGGAGTAGCCTCATTGCAAAGTAGTAGCAAAGAAAAAATCAATTGGTTAAATAAAGCCTTTAGATATAATAATAATTGTGAAGTTACTTTAACGGGGGACTTTCAGAAACCATTATACGATCAATTGATAACTTTTTCGGAGGCCAAAAAAGAGGGGCCTCTTGTAACAGTAATTATTCCAGTCTATAATTCTGCTGATACAATCGGAACAGCGCTGCAATCCCTTTTAAATCAGACATGGTATAATATTGAGATAATTGTTGCCGATGATTGTAGCACAGACCAAACTTTAAAAGTAGTTTCTGAATTTAAGGATGAAAGGGTTAGAGTTATAAAAGCGGAGGTTAATGGTGGTCCTTATCATGTAAGAAACTTGGCTCTGCTAGAAGCAAAAGGAGAGTATATAACATGCAATGACGCTGATGACTGGTCTCATCCTGAAAAAATTGAGCTTCAAGTTCTTGAGCTGCAGCGAAATGAAGGTCTAGTGGCTACAATGTCAAGCTGGGCCAGAGTAACTGACGATTTGATTTTTTTTAGACGAGGTAATCCTGGATTTTTTATACAAATGAATTTATCATCCTTGATGATAAGAAAAGAAGTTGTGTTCAAAAGTCTAGGTGGGTGGGACCAAGTTCGGTTTGGAGCTGACTCTGAGTTTCTCCATAGAATAAAAACCTTATTTGGAAACCAGTCTATAATAGTGTTGCCAAATATTTTATCATTAGCCAGGGTTTCTGAAGGGTCTTTAACTGATAATAAAAAATTCGGATATCATGGAACCCCCATGGGTGTGAGAAAGGAATATGCTGAATCCTACACCTACTATCATAAGCGTACACGAGAATTATTGTATGATATTAGAAATACCTCAAGGCCTTTTCCTGTTCCTAATGCAATGCTCAATCCTAAAACTAAAATGTTATTTTTTGATATGGTGGTTGCATTTGATTTTAGAATAGAAAACTCCAATAAAATTGAAGCAATAAAACAAAACATACATGAGGCAACATCTAAAGGGTATTCATGCGGAGTAGTACAAATTTCAAATTACAGTTCTGAGGAGAGGAGGGTTGTGAACGAAAACATAAGATCCATCTTAAATAATGACTCAGTTAGAATGATTGTTTATGGAGAGACGGTATCTACTGAATTATTAATAATATACGACCCATTCATTCTTACGGAGAAACAGGAATATATACCTAAAATTAAAGCTGGGAATTTAATATTAAAATTTAATGATCTATCATATGAAAGTGATAATAAAAGCTATTTGAACATTGATAAATGTTTAAATAATATAAAAGATTACTTTGAGAAAGATGCTCATTGGGTTCCTACAAATTATATGTCGAGAAATTCAATGTATATGATTTTTCCAGAGTGTCTGACCAGAATTGAATTATCCAAATCTAATTGGAAGGGAGTAGAACCGCT
This genomic window contains:
- a CDS encoding glycosyltransferase — encoded protein: MPHDLKEVQQKVDLHESEINSKLDKLRHKLAKIDDDLSVINNKQNNTFNKQIAKIEELQIRNSNLSKQNDELKNEIKSLLKDKNNLRTSLQEKEKQLSDYWETIQKLRIKGRLKRLLPQFFFSSKENELNRNEDSILESYDSNESSPKKKLSKKLTIDLKSQKKLNKEIRGLWYNYSEETLFDLNRILSDTKSNPPTISYISYHIALWYAAINNWKESLHFQSKIVENTLPKELISQVVLLKFFTKLHLKENVGESLLLPKNNANDIALRFLEAFSTEMEKGQKAFENCLNQTYQSIESVNFFKNSGANTSKGIAKNSRLNVPEVTIFLPYFAPNDSLPVVLESLTNQSIRITKIVIITNQELNVNNALSVGDENIQLIKVPSPSEFISTVNQLILTVSTEFILVMTELGVIQFNLIEKMTAEFENDSDIKLLFPVTARVNRNFEFIPYLSDQGVSLTSNTDISCCLIKSQVLNENSGFFNIKTDSLFEFKSRLESLYSKGSCKEFRTALPSYIEINPDEKDIKSEYFGAVREFRESRKFLFKKNVSDGSPDISRVPNYLTYDVNNKKRYDLIVIADFNLNGGAYVSTFHYVKAALASLLNVAIVQWRRYDLNPELELKDEVRQLIADSKIDILTFEDIAETDTVIVGYPVIANKKLDLVPNIKCNNFLVLVNQSAERLYTGEDVAYVPTEVYNKLQNLFNTNPTWVPISGIIRNLMIGDDRFENCHKENWTPLIDIDQWCTNDLFWRREEHKIPVIGRHSRDHYTKWPSDRESLISAYCVNKDCEFRVLGGADHAINLIGFNPENWNVLNFEPNPQVFLSQLDFFIHYPHEECVEAFGRAVLEAMAMGIPVILPPIFKDTFEDYALYAEPEHVWDKISALWDDEKKYLAQASLSRKFVLERAGYNQLKGRLKRLN
- a CDS encoding glycosyltransferase family 2 protein, producing the protein MEIHSKNELLNRLTKFEQLTNTEIDLIEEKTDKIKIQIEKAERILNSTIKINFDDKEAKKITRLLKYKLFNLGFTERALSDLEEKTKQDTSGNLRKLCAWELALWYANKYNQEAAKKCIYYLEINTDNGSNMHLSSQASVLAAESYALLNQIGKAKEILDRSLDVEENPDVYLGVASLQSSSKEKINWLNKAFRYNNNCEVTLTGDFQKPLYDQLITFSEAKKEGPLVTVIIPVYNSADTIGTALQSLLNQTWYNIEIIVADDCSTDQTLKVVSEFKDERVRVIKAEVNGGPYHVRNLALLEAKGEYITCNDADDWSHPEKIELQVLELQRNEGLVATMSSWARVTDDLIFFRRGNPGFFIQMNLSSLMIRKEVVFKSLGGWDQVRFGADSEFLHRIKTLFGNQSIIVLPNILSLARVSEGSLTDNKKFGYHGTPMGVRKEYAESYTYYHKRTRELLYDIRNTSRPFPVPNAMLNPKTKMLFFDMVVAFDFRIENSNKIEAIKQNIHEATSKGYSCGVVQISNYSSEERRVVNENIRSILNNDSVRMIVYGETVSTELLIIYDPFILTEKQEYIPKIKAGNLILKFNDLSYESDNKSYLNIDKCLNNIKDYFEKDAHWVPTNYMSRNSMYMIFPECLTRIELSKSNWKGVEPLLKEHESKILYQRNIARNYIIREQNIPKLKQSYYNSGLDAVPDTFVLYRIIGNDLYPRHKKGQSLENLRFILENEPELKDCQKRFIVNRIFDETIENEIVSLLKKHNVKYTIIKFEANEYLKVDFSIDCFSQPSYLLSEEFENSGVFAKYRAWLAPCSLKNAYLMNNNGARNLALEEGKKVAKWVLPWDGNCFITENAWEEFVNDVKRDPYFRHFIVPMARITNNRDLLKNDFRPSATEEPQIAFRHDTKDIFNEKFVYGRRPKVELFWRLGVPGTWDEWKQDDPWDPTRGSLSEEAYSFEFGGWVSRLYSGMGELEKKQNAGKRVLARNEAIFNSIAYVTSQCADAKKTDKVFLKSPLSSTSISKGSRIGNLIYKLKSTNIEHSRNLKDIMLSIIAFSLFDLPINGKNLISKTHEILSPESLKEFYRSQAQLKLGTNNMSTSLCFFLDSLRIIKDSQLCTSDELSELDKSLSEYFHWLLNSKECLILRISHEYLGVLFELQVLSLSAYLNNLESLYKSIIRLKCKYATAYLNNENVLVHSDLYIAWHLSNKIAKHWGCEIIGIDLISDTNYEMPSLEHELDFLKLII